The DNA region TCGTCGACATCGGCGGCGGCACGACCGAAGTCGGCGTGATCTCGCTCGGCGGCATCGTGTACAAGGGCTCGGTGCGCGTCGGCGGCGACAAGTTCGACGAAGCGATCGTCAACTACATCCGCCGCAATTACGGGATGCTGATCGGCGAGCAAACCGCCGAGGCGATCAAGAAGGAAATCGGCTCCGCGTTCCCGGGCTCCGAAGTCAAGGAAATGGAAGTGAAGGGCCGCAACCTGTCGGAAGGCATTCCGCGCAGCTTCACGATCTCGAGCAACGAAATCCTCGAAGCGCTGACCGATCCGCTGAACCAGATCGTGTCGTCGGTGAAGATCGCCCTCGAGCAGACGCCGCCGGAACTCGGCGCCGACATCGCCGAGCGCGGGATGATGCTGACGGGCGGCGGCGCGCTGCTGCGCGACCTCGATCGCCTGCTCGCGGAAGAAACCGGCCTGCCGGTGCTCGTCGCCGAAGACCCGCTCACCTGCGTCGTGCGCGGCTCGGGCATGGCGCTCGAGCGCATGGACAAGCTGGGCAGCATCTTCTCGTACGAGTGATCGCCGAGTGATCGCCTAAGCAGTCCCGTTTGATATGACGCACCCGCGGCGTGGCCGGATCGCTCGTTCAGAACGAACCGCCACGCCGTTTGCGCGTCTGAGCATTATTTAACCGATCACCACGCGCCCGGCGCCGACCATGGAATACAGTCCGCCGCCCCTCTTCAAGCAAGGTCCGCCCGCGCTCGCGCGGCTCATCTTCTTCGTCGCCCTCGCCATCGCGCTCCTCGTGTCGGACGCGCGCTTCAGCACGCTCGAAATCGTCCGCGGCGTGCTCGGCACCGTGCTGTACCCGCTGCAGCGCGCGGCGCTCGTGCCGCGCGACCTGTTCATGGGCGCGGCCGACATCGCCGTCACGGGCGCATCGCTGCGCCACGACAACGACGCGCTGCGCAAGCGCAACCTGCAACTGTCCACGCAGGCCAACCAGGCCGCCGTGCTCGCGCAGGAAAACATGCATCTGCGCGCGGTGCTCGAACTGCGCCAGCACATCGCCACGCAGTCGACCCCGGTCGAGATCCAGTACGACACGAGCGA from Burkholderia ambifaria AMMD includes:
- a CDS encoding rod shape-determining protein; amino-acid sequence: MFGFLRSYFSNDLAIDLGTANTLIYMRGKGIVLDEPSVVSIRQEGGPNGKKTIQAVGKEAKQMLGKVPGNIEAIRPMKDGVIADFTVTEQMIKQFIKTAHESRMFSPSPRIIICVPCGSTQVERRAIKEAAHGAGASQVYLIEEPMAAAIGAGLPVSEATGSMVVDIGGGTTEVGVISLGGIVYKGSVRVGGDKFDEAIVNYIRRNYGMLIGEQTAEAIKKEIGSAFPGSEVKEMEVKGRNLSEGIPRSFTISSNEILEALTDPLNQIVSSVKIALEQTPPELGADIAERGMMLTGGGALLRDLDRLLAEETGLPVLVAEDPLTCVVRGSGMALERMDKLGSIFSYE